The nucleotide window GTGCTTGATCCATCCGGTTCTACCTTTGCTGACTGTCGTGGAGGTTGTGGTCTTCCTCTGGTTGCCGGGCGCGGAATTCCTTGACCAGGGTGCGCACATGAAGAGAGAGGACGATCACGATCATCGCGAAGATGACCATGGCGACCGGACGGTCGATCATGTCGAGCGGTGTATTCAGCCGCGGCAGAGCGGAGCGGAGCTTCACCTCCATGATCCCACCCAGAACCATGCCCAGGATGATCGGGACAATCGGCAAGTTGAGCCGTTTTAGGATCAGTCCAAGCACTCCGAAACCTGCGGCGATCATGCAATCGGTCAGCGAATTGCGCAGGGAATAAACGCCGACAAAGGATAATAGCAGGATCATCACGCCCAAAAACCGGGTCGGCACGCGGATGATCTTCGTCATCAGGTTGGTCGACAGAAGCAGGAAGATCAGCACCAGCACGTTCAGAATAATGAGCGCGAAGTAGAGTGCGTAGACCAGGTCGATCTGGTTCTGGAAAAGGGCGGGGCCGGGGATCACGTTATGCACGTAGAAGACCGACAGCATCATCGCGGTAAGTGCCTCACCGGGTATGCCGAGGGCCAGAAGTGGGATCATCGCAGCGGCGGGCACGGCGTTGTTTGCCGCCTCCGACGCGATCAACCCTTCGGGGGAACCCTTGCCGAATGCCTCCGGCGTCTTCGATGTTTTCTGCGCATAGGTGTAGGACATGAACTGGGCCGTGAATTCGCCGGTGCCGGGGATCATCCCGAGTATGACGCCGAAGCCCGACGCGACCGTGGCAATCCGCTTGTGGCCCAGAAGCTCCCGAAAGCCGGCGGTAAGGCGGCCGGTGACGGGTTTTGCATCGGGGCTCTCGTCCGGCGCGGTCAAAAGGAAGAACGCCTGGCTCAGCGCGAAGAGCCCTAGCACCGCCACGATCAGGTTCACGCCGGAGCTGAGGAAACTGAGATCGAACGTGTAGCGCGACGTGTAGGTGACGGCGTCCAGACCCACGGTCTGAAGGAAAATGCCGAACATGGCCAAAAACCCCGCGGCAAAGATCTGGCCGCGATGGGCAAGGATCACGAGGATGATGCCCAGAAGCGCCGCAAGGAAGATCTCCCGACTGCCGAACATTGGCGCTATCCACGCAAGGACCGGCGACAGCAGGATCAAGCACAGGATGCCGAATATCCCACCCCAGAACGATGCGCTGTAGGCGAGAGAGACGGCGCGGTGCGCCTCACCATTTTGGGTCATCGGGTAGCCGTCGTAGGAGGTCAGCGCATTGACCGCCGTGCCGGGCGTGTTGATCAGAACCGCCGGAATTGCACCGCCATACATCGAAGAGCCATAGATCCCCAGCAGCACGGTCAAACCGACAATCGGGTCGAATGCGAATGTCGCGGGCAGCAAAATCGCGATGGCGACCGCAGGGCCAACACCCGGAATCGCACCGATGATGACGCCGCCGACCGATCCCACTAACAGCGCCAGCAGCACGTCCCATCGGGCCAGCATGGCGGCCCCGGCCAGCAGGTTTTCCATTGCAGCTCCGATTCAGAAATAGGTCAGCATGATCTGCCGTATGCCGTCCGGCAGCGATTGGTACCATTGGCCCGCGGGCAGGCGTACCTGAAGGAACGTCCGAAAGAGAAGTACGATGACCAAGGCCGCTGCGACCGCCGCGAGAAGGATGCGGCCGCTGCGGTACCCCACGCGCACCGTCAGCGCGATGGCGAACAGGATCGTCGAAGGCAGGTATCCCGCGATCGGCACGACAAGCGCGTAGACGACA belongs to Hasllibacter sp. MH4015 and includes:
- a CDS encoding tripartite tricarboxylate transporter permease; amino-acid sequence: MENLLAGAAMLARWDVLLALLVGSVGGVIIGAIPGVGPAVAIAILLPATFAFDPIVGLTVLLGIYGSSMYGGAIPAVLINTPGTAVNALTSYDGYPMTQNGEAHRAVSLAYSASFWGGIFGILCLILLSPVLAWIAPMFGSREIFLAALLGIILVILAHRGQIFAAGFLAMFGIFLQTVGLDAVTYTSRYTFDLSFLSSGVNLIVAVLGLFALSQAFFLLTAPDESPDAKPVTGRLTAGFRELLGHKRIATVASGFGVILGMIPGTGEFTAQFMSYTYAQKTSKTPEAFGKGSPEGLIASEAANNAVPAAAMIPLLALGIPGEALTAMMLSVFYVHNVIPGPALFQNQIDLVYALYFALIILNVLVLIFLLLSTNLMTKIIRVPTRFLGVMILLLSFVGVYSLRNSLTDCMIAAGFGVLGLILKRLNLPIVPIILGMVLGGIMEVKLRSALPRLNTPLDMIDRPVAMVIFAMIVIVLSLHVRTLVKEFRARQPEEDHNLHDSQQR